Proteins encoded by one window of Candidatus Aramenus sp. CH1:
- the tmk gene encoding dTMP kinase codes for MILIAFEGIDGAGKTTLSQILFSYLAGRGINALLTQEPFTKEITQLIESQGWKDPITLTLLFAADRSIHLDWIRSKNAEVVITDRYFYSSVAYQSAMGAEEEWIFEVNSKFPKPDMTILIDVKVETAMKRLSKKKDIFNFEEKLKLLNKVREKYLELAKREGFKVINGERELEEVSKEVIYSVEKFLGYA; via the coding sequence ATGATACTCATAGCCTTTGAGGGTATAGACGGAGCTGGAAAGACTACCCTTTCGCAGATTCTCTTCTCCTACTTAGCCGGAAGGGGAATTAACGCCTTGCTGACCCAAGAGCCCTTCACTAAGGAAATAACCCAACTAATAGAGAGCCAGGGATGGAAGGACCCCATCACGCTTACACTACTGTTTGCGGCGGACAGATCAATACATCTAGACTGGATAAGGTCGAAGAACGCTGAAGTGGTTATTACGGACAGGTACTTTTATTCTTCCGTAGCCTATCAGTCTGCCATGGGTGCTGAGGAGGAATGGATATTTGAGGTCAACTCGAAGTTTCCAAAGCCCGATATGACCATCCTGATCGACGTGAAAGTGGAAACTGCTATGAAGAGGTTGAGCAAAAAGAAGGACATATTCAACTTCGAGGAGAAGCTTAAGTTGCTAAACAAGGTAAGGGAAAAATACCTAGAACTGGCCAAGAGGGAGGGATTCAAGGTAATTAACGGAGAGAGGGAGCTCGAGGAGGTGTCCAAGGAAGTTATTTACTCTGTTGAGAAGTTCCTAGGATACGCCTAA
- a CDS encoding AAA family ATPase, which translates to MEYKRCTITEFIFKNSSFVSIYGPSGSGKTLLGLQVLKEFESSVFISTEGSAYKGRVRGSFKNAYFADAMSELELLNAIFKAISLEPKVVVVDTINKFFRMSRRPEYLLHPLILLKRFSRYGKVLLIWEVSMNNKVSGEKLMRYFSGDVLRVTKSYVIGNLRKCKFRITDEGVVGCLEC; encoded by the coding sequence GTGGAATATAAGCGTTGTACAATAACAGAGTTCATATTTAAGAACAGTAGCTTTGTCTCAATTTACGGTCCCTCGGGTAGTGGAAAAACTCTTCTCGGCCTCCAAGTTTTGAAGGAATTCGAAAGCTCTGTGTTCATCTCCACGGAGGGCTCTGCATACAAGGGCAGGGTAAGGGGGTCCTTTAAGAACGCTTACTTCGCTGACGCTATGAGTGAGCTAGAGCTCTTGAACGCCATTTTCAAGGCCATTTCCCTCGAACCCAAAGTCGTAGTAGTCGACACTATTAACAAGTTCTTCAGGATGAGCAGGAGGCCGGAATACCTTCTACACCCGTTGATCTTACTTAAAAGGTTCTCCAGGTACGGAAAAGTCCTCCTAATTTGGGAGGTCTCGATGAATAATAAGGTCAGTGGCGAGAAGCTAATGAGGTACTTCTCCGGAGACGTTCTGAGGGTTACGAAGAGCTACGTGATAGGAAATTTAAGGAAATGCAAGTTTAGGATAACAGATGAAGGGGTAGTGGGATGCTTGGAGTGCTAG
- a CDS encoding CDP-2,3-bis-(O-geranylgeranyl)-sn-glycerol synthase — protein sequence MLGVLANLLLGLLYYVPAFVANGTGPFVKRGTPIDMGKNFLDGRRILGDGKTFEGLIVAVTFGTTIGVVISRFLGVEWIPVSSVESLFAMLGDMAGAFVKRRLNIPRGGRALGLDQLDFVFGATIGLLLLDVSINLFQFLFVAGVAFAMHVFTNNVAYRLKIKSVPW from the coding sequence ATGCTTGGAGTGCTAGCGAACCTACTTTTAGGCCTATTGTACTATGTCCCTGCCTTTGTGGCCAACGGGACCGGTCCATTCGTCAAGAGGGGTACTCCTATCGATATGGGCAAAAACTTCTTGGACGGAAGGAGAATACTTGGAGACGGCAAAACCTTCGAGGGACTAATTGTTGCAGTTACCTTTGGGACCACAATTGGCGTAGTAATTTCGAGGTTCTTGGGAGTTGAGTGGATACCGGTGTCCTCGGTGGAGTCCCTATTCGCGATGCTGGGGGACATGGCGGGAGCTTTCGTAAAGAGGAGACTAAACATACCCAGGGGGGGAAGGGCGCTAGGCCTCGACCAGTTGGACTTCGTGTTTGGGGCCACTATAGGGCTACTTCTCCTGGACGTCTCCATTAACCTCTTCCAGTTCCTCTTCGTCGCCGGAGTGGCCTTTGCCATGCACGTCTTCACGAACAACGTCGCCTAT